A single region of the Sciurus carolinensis chromosome 16, mSciCar1.2, whole genome shotgun sequence genome encodes:
- the Bax gene encoding apoptosis regulator BAX isoform X2 — translation MGGDTPELALEQAPQDASTKKLSECLKRIGDELDSNMELQRMIAAVDTDSPREVFFRVAADMFADGNFNWGRVVALFYFASKLVLKALCTKVPELIRTIMGWTLDFLRERLLGWIQEQGGWDGLLSYFGTPTWQTVTIFVAGVLTASLTIWKKMG, via the exons ATGGGGGGGGACACACCAGAGCTGGCCTTGGAGCAGGCACCCCAGGAtgcttccaccaagaagctgagCGAGTGTCTGAAGCGCATCGGCGATGAACTGGACAGTAACATGGAGCTTCAGAG GATGATTGCCGCTGTGGACACAGACTCCCCCAGAGAGGTCTTTTTCCGAGTGGCAGCTGACATGTTTGCTGACGGCAACTTCAACTGGGGCCGAGTTGTCGCCCTTTTCTACTTTGCCAGCAAACTGGTGCTCAAG GCCCTGTGTACCAAGGTGCCAGAGTTGATCAGAACCATCATGGGCTGGACACTGGACTTCCTCCGAGAGCGGCTACTGGGCTGGATTCAAGAACAGGGTGGTTGG GATGGCCTCCTCTCCTACTTTGGGACTCCCACGTGGCAGACAGTGACCATCTTTGTGGCCGGAGTGCTTACCGCCTCACTTACCATCTGGAAGAAGATGGGTTGA
- the Bax gene encoding apoptosis regulator BAX isoform X1, producing the protein MDGSGEQPRGGGPTSSEQIMKTGALLLQGFIQDRAGRMGGDTPELALEQAPQDASTKKLSECLKRIGDELDSNMELQRMIAAVDTDSPREVFFRVAADMFADGNFNWGRVVALFYFASKLVLKALCTKVPELIRTIMGWTLDFLRERLLGWIQEQGGWDGLLSYFGTPTWQTVTIFVAGVLTASLTIWKKMG; encoded by the exons ATGGACGGGTCGGGGGAGCAGCCCAGAGGAGGCG GGCCCACCAGCTCTGAACAGATCATGAAGACAGGGGCCCTTTTGCTTCAGGG TTTCATCCAGGATCGAGCAGGTCGGATGGGGGGGGACACACCAGAGCTGGCCTTGGAGCAGGCACCCCAGGAtgcttccaccaagaagctgagCGAGTGTCTGAAGCGCATCGGCGATGAACTGGACAGTAACATGGAGCTTCAGAG GATGATTGCCGCTGTGGACACAGACTCCCCCAGAGAGGTCTTTTTCCGAGTGGCAGCTGACATGTTTGCTGACGGCAACTTCAACTGGGGCCGAGTTGTCGCCCTTTTCTACTTTGCCAGCAAACTGGTGCTCAAG GCCCTGTGTACCAAGGTGCCAGAGTTGATCAGAACCATCATGGGCTGGACACTGGACTTCCTCCGAGAGCGGCTACTGGGCTGGATTCAAGAACAGGGTGGTTGG GATGGCCTCCTCTCCTACTTTGGGACTCCCACGTGGCAGACAGTGACCATCTTTGTGGCCGGAGTGCTTACCGCCTCACTTACCATCTGGAAGAAGATGGGTTGA
- the Dhdh gene encoding trans-1,2-dihydrobenzene-1,2-diol dehydrogenase: MALRWGIVAAGLISNDFTTVLCALPRSEHQVVAVAARDLNRAKEFALEHDIPKAYGSYEELAKDPNVEVAYIGTQHPQHKAAVLLCLRAGKAVLCEKPMGVNAAEVREMVAEARSRGLFLMEAIWTRFFPAMEALRSVLAQGTVGDLRVVRVEFGQNLNQIPRTTDWAQAGGSVLDLGIYCSQFISMVFGGQKPEKISAVGRLHETGVDDTVSVLLQYPGGVHGTFTCSISTKLPNVASVSGTKGMVQVFPSWCPTNLVVNDEHKEFPLPQVPKKFNFMNGSGMRYEAIHVRECLRKGLKESPMIPLAESELLAEILEEVRKIIGVTFSQDRH, from the exons ATGGCTCTCCGTTGGGGCATTGTGGCAGCCGGCCTTATTTCCAACGACTTCACGACCGTGCTGTGCGCGCTGCCTCGCTCCGAGCACCAG GTGGTGGCGGTGGCTGCCCGCGACCTGAACCGGGCGAAGGAGTTTGCACTGGAGCATGACATCCCCAAGGCCTATGGCTCCTATGAAGAATTGGCCAAGGACCCGAATGTGG AGGTGGCCTATATTGGCACCCAGCATCCCCAGCACAAGGCCGCGGTGCTGCTGTGCCTGAGAGCTGGCAAAGCCGTCCTGTGTGAGAAGCCCATGGGCGTGAACGCCGCGGAAGTTCGGGAGATGGTAGCGGAGGCCCGCTCGCGGGGCCTCTTCCTTATGGAG GCCATCTGGACCCGTTTTTTCCCTGCCATGGAGGCTCTGAGATCTGTTTTGGCCCAGGGAACTGTGGGGGATCTTCGAGTGGTTCGGGTAGAATTTGGGCAGAACCTTAACCAAATACCCAGGACCACAGACTGGGCCCAAGCTGGTGGCAGTGTGCTGGACCTTGGAATCTACTGCTCCCAGTTCATTTCCATGGTCTTCGGAGGGCAGAAGCCAGAGAAGATTTCAGCAGTGGGAAGACTCCACGAGACAG GTGTGGACGACACTGTCTCAGTGCTACTTCAGTACCCAGGAGGGGTCCATGGCACCTTCACCTGTAGCATCAGCACAAAGCTCCCCAACGTGGCCTCTGTGAGCGGTACCAAGGGCATGGTCCAG GTTTTCCCATCCTGGTGCCCAACAAATCTGGTGGTGAATGACGAGCATAAGGAGTTCCCACTGCCCCAAGTCCcaaagaagtttaattttatgaatGGGTCAGGCATGAGATACGAAGCCATTCATGTCCGCGAGTGCCTACGCAAAG GCCTGAAGGAAAGTCCTATGATTCCTCTGGCAGAAAGTGAGCTCTTGGCTGAGATCCTCGAGGAGGTGAGGAAAATCATTGGAGTCACCTTCTCCCAAGACAGACACTGA
- the Ftl gene encoding ferritin light chain, producing the protein MASQIRQNYSTEVEAAVNRLVNLHLQASYTYLSLGYYFDRDDVALEGVGHFFRELAEEKREASERLLKMQNQRGGRALFQDVQKPSQDEWGNTQDAMEAALALEKNLNQAILDLHALGSTRTDPHLCDFLENHFLDEEVKLIKKIGDHLTNLHRLAGPQAGLGEYLFERLTLKHD; encoded by the exons ATGGCCTCCCAGATTCGTCAGAATTATTCTACCGAGGTGGAGGCTGCCGTCAACCGCCTTGTCAATTTACATCTGCAGGCCTCCTACACCTACCTCTCTCTG GGCTACTATTTCGACCGTGACGATGTGGCTCTGGAGGGCGTGGGCCACTTCTTCCGCGAGTTGGCCGAGGAAAAGCGCGAGGCCTCCGAGCGTCTCCTGAAGATGCAAAACCAACGCGGCGGCCGTGCCCTCTTTCAGGACGTGCag AAACCTTCTCAAGATGAGTGGGGCAACACCCAGGATGCCATGGAAGCTGCCTTGGCCCTGGAGAAGAACCTGAACCAAGCCATTTTGGATCTTCATGCCTTGGGCTCTACCCGCACAGACCCACAT cTCTGTGACTTTCTGGAGAACCACTTCCTTGATGAGGAGGTGAAGCTGATCAAGAAGATAGGAGACCACTTGACTAATCTCCACCGTCTGGCAGgcccccaggctggcctgggcGAGTATCTCTTCGAAAGACTCACCCTCAAGCATGACTAG